From one Neovison vison isolate M4711 chromosome 1, ASM_NN_V1, whole genome shotgun sequence genomic stretch:
- the LOC122889490 gene encoding LOW QUALITY PROTEIN: uncharacterized protein LOC122889490 (The sequence of the model RefSeq protein was modified relative to this genomic sequence to represent the inferred CDS: inserted 1 base in 1 codon; substituted 2 bases at 2 genomic stop codons), producing MGQTVTTPLSLTLSHWSDVRDRANNLSVEIRKKKWVTFCSSEWPTFNVGWPRDGTFNLDIISQVEAKVFSPRPHGHPDQVPYIVTWRALASDPPLWVQPFVPLPKPCSSPITPTAPPPLKEQLSHPQTMPSRETAQPTPPPPTPTSSSLYPALTPLQDKSPKPPKPVQPAPETAQPAPEPAQPAPVLPPDTESPLIDLLTEEPPPYPEATTEERKPSSLASPIAGQLRDRRAQPPSQVSQAFPLREGPNGRPQYWPFTASDLYNWKQHNPPFSKDPVTLTNLIESILVTHQPTWDDCQQLLQTLLTSEEKQRVLLEARKNVPGDDGRPTQLPNEIDTAFPLTRPNWDFATSAGREHLRLYRQLLIAGLRAAARRPTNLAQVKQVIQGKEETPSAFLERLKEAYRMYTPYNPDDEGQATSVSMSFIXQSSPDIRSKLQRLEGLQGYTLSDLLKEAEKVFNKRETPEEKEERMWLRMKEAQDERDKKRSKELTKVLATVVTQGQNREGVRLGERERRRTKLDRDQCAYCKERGHWARECPKNPKNLRGPSTPKPLTSLLTLEDXGSRGQEPPPEPRITLSVGGQPVTFLVDTGAQHSVLTRTLGPLSNRTAWVQGATGGKNYRWTTERRVQLATSKVTHSFLHVPDCPYPLLGRDLLTKLKAQIHFNPEGAAITGPNGGPLQVLTLHLEEEYRLYEPEQTPEVQNEAWLREFPTAWAETGGMGMARQQPPLLIQLKATATPVSIKQYPMSHEARQGIRPHIKRLLDQGILIPCRSPWNTPLLPVKKPSTGDYRPVQDLREVNKRVEDIHPSVPNPYNLLSTLPPSHEWYTVLDLKDAFFCLRLHPVSQPLFAFEWRDPDLGLSGQLTWTRLPQGFKNSPTLFDEALHRDLADFRVQHPSLVLLQYVDDLLLAANSKENCLNGTKALLQALGQLGYRASAKKAQICQKQVTYLGYQLREGQRWLTEARKQTILRIPTPTTPRQLREFLGTAGFCRLWIPGFAEMAAPLYPLTKQGAQFHWGEEQQQAFSDIKKALLESPALGLPDVTKAFELFVDEKQGYAKGVLTQRLGPWKRPVAYLSKKLDPVAAGWPPCLRMVAAIAILVKDAGKLTLGQSLTILAPHAVEALVKQPPDRWLSNARLTHYQAMLLDTDRVQFGPVVALNPATLLPLPEVTETHDCLQILAEVHGTRKDLTDQPLKGADYTWYTDGSSFLHNGERRAGAAITNETEVIWSKKLSPGTSAQRAELIALTQALQMAEGKKLNVYTDSRYAFATAHVHGEIYRRRGLLTSEGKEIKNKPEILALLKALFLPPKLSIMHCPSHQKDNSPVARGNRLADQAAKEAALGEKETGPILTLSTWPPQENNKPMEYSSEDQELLKKMGATWDPKEGVYTMDEKIVMPTSYSYHIVQSLHSLTHLSENKIKTLLNNEHQPYLLLNQDKVLRSIIKNCLVCAQVNTRKTYAAPGVRVRGHRPGVHWEIDFTEIKPGLYGYRYLLVFVDTFSGWVEAFPTKHETSNVVTKKLLEEIFPRYGMPQILGTDNGPAFVSQVSQKVAKLLGINWKLHCAYRPQSSGQVERMNRTIKETLTKLTLATGSRDWVLLLPLALYRARNTPGPLGLTPFEILYGAPPPIVNLFNPIDSCVSSFADRATLQAHLQALQIFRERXWKPLAAAYREQLKNPTVPHQFQIGDFVWVRRHQIKSLEPRWKGPYTVLLTTPTALKVDGIAAWIHASHVKPAHLGPDDSETPDLKEGWRVQRNQNPLKIRLVGS from the exons ATGGGACAGACAGTGACTACCCCCTTAAGTCTGACCCTAAGCCACTGGAGCGACGTCCGAGACCGGGCAAACAACCTATCGGTGGAAATACGGAAAAAGAAATGGGTCACCTTTTGTTCCTCCGAATGGCCCACTTTCAATGTGGGATGGCCACGCGATGGCACTTTTAACCTTGATATTATTTCTCAGGTGGAAGCCAAAGTTTTCAGCCCCCGACCCCATGGACATCCCGATCAGGTGCCCTACATCGTCACCTGGAGGGCTCTGGCTTCAGACCCCCCACTCTGGGTCCAGCCCTTTGTTCCCCTTCCTAAACCCTGCTCCTCCCCTATCACCCCCACCGCGCCGCCTCCCCTAAAAGAGCAACTGTCCCACCCCCAAACCATGCCTTCCAGGGAGACTGCGCAacccacccctcctccacctactcctacttcctcttctctttacccTGCCCTTACCCCACTCCAGGATAAATCCCCAAAACCTCCCAAGCCTGTTCAGCCTGCTCCCGAGACTGCTCAGCCCGCTCCCGAGCCTGCTCAGCCTGCTCCCGTTTTGCCTCCAGACACTGAGTCCCCTCTTATCGACCTGTTAACAGAAGAGCCCCCTCCATACCCGGAGGCCACAACAGAAGAGCGAAAGCCTAGTTCTCTGGCGTCACCCATTGCGGGGCAACTCAGGGACCGACGTGCGCAGCCACCAAGTCAAGTCTCCCAGGCTTTCCCCTTGAGGGAAGGTCCTAACGGTCGGCCACAGTACTGGCCCTTTACTGCTTCTGATCTCTATAACTGGAAGCAACATAACCCTCCCTTCTCTAAGGACCCCGTCACCCTGACTAACTTGATTGAATCTATTCTAGTTACCCATCAACCCACTTGGGATGATTGTCAACAGCTGTTGCAGACTCTGCTGACCtcggaggaaaagcagagagtcCTTCTGGAAGCCCGAAAGAACGTACCGGGCGATGATGGGCGACCAACCCAGTTGCCTAATGAGATCGACACAGCTTTTCCCTTAACCCGCCCTAACTGGGACTTCGCCACTTCTGCAGGTAGGGAGCACCTTCGTCTCTATCGCCAGTTGCTCATAGCGGGTCTCCGAGCAGCCGCAAGACGGCCCActaatttggctcaggttaagcaagtaatacaggggaaggaagagacacCTTCTGCCTTTCTAGAGAGACTTAAGGAGGCTTATAGGATGTACACCCCGTATAACCCTGATGATGAAGGGCAAGCAACTAGTGTATCGATGTCCTTTATCTGACAGTCAAGCCCTGATATTAGGAGCAAATTACAGAGATTAGAAGGGCTACAGGGGTATACACTTTCTGACTTATTAAAGGAGGCAGAAAAGGTGTTCAATAAGAGAGAAACTccggaagagaaagaggagagaatgtggttAAGAATGAAAGAGGCACAGGACGAGAGAGACAAAAAGCGGAGCAAGGAATTGACTAAGGTATTGGCCACCGTAGTTACTCAGGGACAGAACAGAGAGGGAGTCAGACTGGGAGAGCGAGAACGAAGAAGGACCAAATTAGACAGAGACCAATGTGCCTATTGcaaggaaagaggacactgggccCGAGAGTGTCCCAAGAACCCCAAGAATCTCAGAGGACCCTCAACGCCCAAACCACTGACTTCCCTACTGACGTTGGAAGACTAGGGAAGTCggggccaggagcccccccctGAGCCCAGGATAACTTTAAGCGTCGGGGGGCAGCCAGTTACCTTCCTAGTCGACACCGGGGCCCAGCATTCAGTCTTAACCCGGACTCTAGGACCACTTAGCAACCGAACtgcttgggtacaaggagcaactgGAGGAAAGAACTATCGGTGGACCACGGAACGCAGGGTCCAGCTGGCTACCAGTAAGGTGACGCATTCATTTTTACACGTACCTGATTGCCCCTACCCGTTATTAGGAAGAGACCTTCTAACCAAACTAAAGGCCCAAATCCACTTCAACCCGGAAGGGGCGGCGATAACAGGCCCCAATGGAGGACCCTTACAGGTCTTAACCCTCCATTTGGAGGAGGAATATAGACTATATGAACCTGAACAAACCCCAGAGGTCCAAAATGAAGCCTGGCTGAGAGAATTCCCTACGGCCTGGGCGGAAACGGGGGGCATGGGGATGGCTCGTCAACAGCCCCCTCTCTTAATCCAACTTAAGGCAACAGCCACCCCAGTGTCAATAAAGCAGTACCCAATGTCACATGAAGCCCGCCAAGGCATAAGGCCCCATATTAAGAGACTTCTTGATCAAGGAATCCTAATTCCCTGCCGGTCACCTTGGAATACACCTCTCTTACCAGTAAAAAAACCCAGCACAGGAGATTACCGGCCAGTACAGGATCTGAGAGAAGTCAACAAAAGAGTTGAGGACATACATCCCTCTGTACCCAACCCATATAATCTACTGAgcaccctgcccccttcccatgaATGGTATACGGTGCTAGATTTAAAGGATGCCTTTTTCTGTTTAAGGCTACATCCAGTGAGCCAGCCACTCTTCGCCTTTGAGTGGAGGGACCCAGATCTAGGGCTCTCAGGACAGTTAACTTGGACCCGGCTTCCCCAGGGTTTTAAGAACAGTCCCACTTTGTTTGACGAGGCGCTGCACAGAGACTTAGCTGATTTCCGGGTGCAGCATCCTTCCCTGGTACTTCTTCAATATGTCGATGACCTCCTCTTGGCTGCTAACTCCAAGGAAAACTGCCTGAACGGCACTAAAGCCCTCTTACAGGCACTGGGACAATTAGGGTATCGGGCCTCAGCTAAAAAGGCCCAGATATGCCAAAAACAAGTCACCTACTTGGGATATCAgctgagagaaggacagagatggcTCACTGAGGCACGAAAGCAGACTATTCTCCGCATTCCCACACCTACCACCCCACGCCAGCTAAGGGAATTCCTGGGAACTGCTGGATTTTGCCGCCTATGGATCCCTGGGTTTGCGGAAATGGCAGCCCCTTTATACCCCCTCACTAAGCAGGGGGCTCAGTTCCACTGGGGCGAGGAGCAGCAACAGGCCTTTTCCGACATCAAAAAGGCCTTATTAGAatccccagccctgggactcCCAGATGTTACTAAGGCCTTCGAACTGTTCGTAGATGAAAAACAGGGTTATGCAAAGGGAGTACTAACCCAAAGGCTAGGGCCTTGGAAGCGCCCGGTGGCCTACCTGTCAAAAAAGTTAGACCCTGTGGCCGCTGGTTGGCCACCCTGTCTGCGGATGGTGGCTGCCATCGCCATCCTAGTCAAGGACGCGGGCAAACTAACTTTGGGCCAATCGCTAACCATCTTGGCCCCCCATGCGGTCGAAGCTTTGGTCAAGCAACCCCCAGACAGGTGGCTTTCCAATGCTCGCCTGACTCATTATCAGGCCATGCTTCTGGACACTGATCGTGTACAGTTCGGACCCGTGGTGGCGCTCAACCCTGCCACCCTACTCCCCTTACCCGAGGTTACGGAAACACACGATTGCCTCCAGATCCTAGCTGAGGTCCATGGCACCCGAAAGGATCTGACGGACCAGCCCCTCAAGGGAGCGGACTACACCTGGTATACAGATGGCAGTAGCTTCCTGCACAATGGCGAGCGAAGAGCTGGAGCTGCAATAACTAATGAGACAGAGGTAATCTGGTCCAAGAAGCTATCCCCTGGGACATCAGCTCAGCGGGCGGAGCTCATCGCCCTGACTCAGGCTCTGCAGAtggcagaaggtaagaaactGAACGTTTATACCGACAGTCGTTATGCCTTTGCTACGGCCCACGTACATGGTGAAATCTATCGGAGGAGAGGGCTCCTCACCTCcgagggaaaagaaattaaaaataaacctgaaatacTGGCTCTGCTCAAAGCTTTGTTCCTGCCCCCAAAGTTGAGCATTATGCATTGCCCGAGTCACCAAAAGGATAATAGCCCAGTGGCAAGGGGAAACCGACTGGCAGATCAAGCTGCTAAGGAAGCTGCCCTAGGGGAAAAAGAGACCGGGCCCATTCTTACCCTGAGCACATGGCCCccacaagaaaataataaacctatGGAGTACAGTTCTGAGGATCAGGAGCTGCTAAAGAAAATGGGGGCTACATGGGACCCAAAAGAAGGGGTGTATACCATGGACGAAAAAATTGTTATGCCCACTTCGTATTCTTACCATATAGTCCAATCCTTGCACTCACTGACCCATCTGAgcgaaaacaaaataaaaaccctccTAAATAATGAACACCAACCGTATTTGTTACTAAACCAAGACAAGGTGTTGCGATCCATAATTAAAAATTGCTTAGTCTGTGCACAAGTAAATACCAGGAAAACCTATGCTGCCCCTGGAGTGCGCGTTCGAGGACATCGCCCTGGTGTTCACTGGGAAATCGACTTCACGGAAATAAAACCTGGACTCTATGGCTATAGATATTTATTAGTTTTTGTAGACACTTTTTCAGGATGGGTAGAAGCCTTCCCCACCAAGCACGAGACTTCGAATGTGGTCACCAAGAAACTACTTGAAGAAATCTTCCCCAGGTATGGAATGCCCCAGATATTAGGCACCGACAATGGTCCAGCCTTCGTCTCCCAGGTAAGTCAGAAAGTGGCCAAGTTATTGGGGATTAATTGGAAATTGCATTGTGCATATAGACCCCAGAGCTCAGgacaagtagaaagaatgaatagaacaaTCAAGGAGACTTTGACTAAATTAACGCTTGCAACTGGCTCTAGAGActgggtcctcctcctgcccctggccctaTATAGGGCCAGGAATACCCCCGGGCCCCTAGGGCTAACTCCTTTTGAAATATTGTATGGGGCCCCACCCCCTATTGTAAACCTTTTCAATCCTATTGattcttgtgtttcttcttttgctgATCGTGCTACCCTACAAGCTCACCTCCAGGCACTCCAGATCTTCAGAGAGA TCTGGAAGCCACTGGCTGCAGCTTACCGGGAACAGCTAAAAAATCCTACTGTGCCACATCAATTCCAGATCGGCGACTTCGTCTGGGTCCGCAGGCATCAGATCAAGAGCCTTGAGCCCCGATGGAAGGGACCCTACACTGTACTCCTAACCACCCCGACGGCGCTGAAAGTCGACGGCATCGCGGCCTGGATCCACGCCTCTCATGTGAAACCAGCTCATCTGGGACCAGACGACTCGGAAACACCCGATCTCAAGGAGGGATGGCGAGTTCAACGCAATCAAAATCCGCTAAAGATAAGACTCGTGGGATCATAA